The DNA sequence GAAGGTGCGGAAAAGATGGTCGCCGATGATGAGCCCGAGTACGGCGTCCCCGAGGAATTCGAGGCGTTCGTTGTCCATGCCGGCATTCGTCGTTTCGTTGGTGTACGACGTATGCGTCAATGCCTCGAGGAGATTGTTCCTGTCGGTGAAAACGATGCCGAGCGAACGTTCTATTTCATCAAGTGCCGGCGTATTATCGCTCATCCTACATCCCGAAGAGCTTGAGGATAACGGTAAGGAAATAATCGCCGATGAGTATGAGCATGAACGCCATGACCACGGAGAACGTGGTCGCTTTTCCGACGCCGTCGGCCCCGCCGCGGGTGCGGAAACCCACGAGGCAGGCGACGGTGATGATGAAGACGCCGAATACCACGGCTTTGATGAGGCTCCCCGCGATATCGCCGAGCGTGAGTATCATCGTTGAGCGTTCGAAGTAGCTCTGCGCGTTGATGTTGAGTATCGTGTAGGCGACGAAGCCGCCGCCGAGAATGCCCATGAGATCGGCAATGGCCGTGAGGAGCGGCATCGATATGACGCCCGCCCAGAAACGCGGTACGACGAGGTAGGCGACCGGATCGGTATTGAGCGTTTTGAGCGCATCGATCTGCTCGCTCACCTCCATGGTGCCTATCTCCGCCGCAATGGCGCTCCCGATACGCCCGGCGATGACGAGCGCGGTGAGCACCGGAGAAAGTTCCTTTATCATAGCCTTGGAAACCATGGCACCGACGAACTGCGAAATGCCCGCCATTTTCACCTCAAGCGCCATGCTTATCTGCAGCGCCATGACCATGCCGGTAAAGAACGATGTGATGATGCTCACGACGACCGACCCGACGCCGATGCGTACGATCTGCGACAGGGTGAGCTTGAAGGGGAATTTCCTCGTGAAGGTGAATCGCACCGTCTGGGCGATGAGGAGAACGAATTCCCCCGTGACGGCGAACACTATTTCCAATCGTGCGAATATCACTTTTGCAAATCGCATCATGCTACCTGAGCGATGTCACGGACAGGGGATCGATGGCCCTGCCGTCCTTGCGTATCTCGAAATGGACATGGCTTCCGGTGGAATATCCCGTGCTGCCGACATACCCGATAACCTTTCCGGCGGGAACGTTCGCGCCGTAGCCTGTGGCGAAAGCGCTCAAGTGGCCGTAGTACGATGAATACCCGCCGGGGTGCTGAATGATAACGACATTCCCGTACCCGGGCTTATCGCCGACGAACACCACCTGTCCTTCCTTCGCCGCAAAGACCGGCGCGCCTTCGTAATAGCCGAGGTCGATGCCTTTATGGAACGCCATCACCCTGGTGAAAGGGTCGCGGCGCATGCCGAAACCGCCGGTGAATTTGTAGTACGGTGGCAGCGGGCACATGAACAATATCCCGAGCCGCTCGGCACGCTCAAGATTGGACAACCGACCGCCGGGGATGAATAGCATATCGCCTTTCGATATCTCATCTGTGCGCATTTCATTCGCTTTCAATATTTCGCCCTTATCGGCGGTATATTTCTCGGCGATCGAAGCGAGCGTGTCCTTTTCCCGCGCGGTGTACATTATCCCGTTGCGGTTGGGGATGAGGAGCGTCATGCCCGCATGTATGCCCACGGCGCTGTTGAGCTTATTGATGCTGATAATGGTGTCCATGCGGAGTCCCGTACGCTTGGAGATGAGCCAGAGATTATCGCTCGGCATCACCTTGTAGCGGGAAAGCTTCAGCTTCGGCGCTTCATAGGTGAGCCCGCCGACCGAATAGAGCGATGATGCGCTCATGCCCGATGTTATCTGCCGGTAGAAATCGGAAACGAGCGGCGTTTCGTCGTTGCCGACGGCACCGAGCGAAAGCAGTTTCACGGTTATCACGGCGAGGAGCAGTATGGTGATCGTGGCGATGAGCGAAAGCGATGAGCGCAGCCGCTCTTTTTTTGCGAGGAGGAGCTGGAACGCGGGGAGGAGAATGCGTTCGGATGCCGTAAAGATCGCAAGAAAGCCCTTCGTTGCGCCGTGCACCACGCGCGTGCGTACGGTCATCCGCGGGAGTTCGCTAACCATTGTGTGTGATGTATCGTCCATGAAAGATCGGACGGCGGTATGCCGTCGCCTTGTAAAGTGATGGAAGTATACAGCGGGCTGTCTCTCCTGTCAAACTCGTTTACGCGAAAATAGAGAACAGCGGGTTGCAACCCGCTGTTCTCTATTTCTATGAGATAGTGATGCTTGCGAACCTGTTCCCTGTTGGAATATTGTGTTTTTCGCGAATATCTCTTTACGGCGTTTCAATTCAGTTTGATGATAACATCCACGCGGCGGTTCTTCTGTCTTCCGTCGGGCGTGCTGTTCTCTGCTATCGGCGCATCTTTGCCGTAGCCGCGGAACGACAGCTTATCGGTATTGAGCGCCTTCTTTATCGCTTCGGCGACGGTCTGTGCGCGGTTCTCAGAGAGCGTTCTGTTGTATTGCGAACTCCCCGTATTGTCCGTATGCCCTTCGACGATGATCTCGCGGTCGGGGTATCGCTCCTTAAGGACGTTCTGTATCGCATCGAGCGCACGCGAGGCGTCCGGCCGCAGGCGATAGGAATCGGTGTCGAAGAGAAGCTCGCCGAGACGGAGCACGATGCCCCGCTCATTGGTGGCGACCGTTACGCCGCTGTCCCTGGGGATGTTCTTTTCTATCGCCCGTTTCTCCTCTTCCTGCGCAGCCCCGTCGAAACGGTCGTAGACGCGGTAGAAGCTCCGTATGTTCATCTTGTATTCCATGCTCTGATAGCCCGAACGCAGGTCTCCCATGACGAACATGATGCGATAGGATTCATCGGACTCCATCGGCAGATTGCGGTCGAGGTCCCATCGGAGCGTAGTGTAGTCGAAGCCGTATATCTTCGCCGGATAATTCGCCGGGAAGCGCTTCTGCGTGAGGTCCTTGTCGATGGTGTAGCGGTAGTCGATAGTGCCGACATTCGTCCCGTTCTCGCGCTCGGTGGCGCTGAAAAAATAATCCACGCTCACGTTCATGGCGAGATACGGCTCAAGGAGTATGTCCTGTGCGGCCTCCGTCCATGATGAACCGACCGTAACGTCCTCATCGGGGAACGCAGGTACATCGCGCACATTGGGCATGACATATTCTTTCGGAACCGTGAATTGCCCGGTGGGGGAGATGAGAAAGTCGGAAAAGTAGCGTGCGTCGAGCGTGAAAACGCTTTGCTTCTCCTTGCGGCGGAACACCGAGAAGGCGCCCTTGAATTTCCCGCCTTCAGGGGTGCGCGCGTAACAGGTGAGATCGATGATGTTCCGTTCTTCGTAGCGCTCTTTGAATTTGGAATTGATGAACACTTCCACGTCGGCGGTCTTGACGACCTCAAGCCGCTTGCCCGCGGGGACATCCCAGCGGAGCTTGTAGCCGAATGCCGCGGAGCATGCGATGCCGAATAAAATGATCATGAGAATGGAGCGCTTCATACGGCACCTCGCTTATCGCTTCATAGTATAACCAATAGGTGAAAAAACAAGGGATGCGCGGAAGCTCGCGTACGCGCTAGAGCACGCGGCATTCCCGTATCACATCGGCGTAGAATTTAGCGGAGAGTTTCGGCGTACGCTTCATCGTCTCGTAATTGACGCGCACGATACCGAATCGCCTGGAGTAGCCGAACGACCATTCGAAATTATCCATGAGCGACCAGACGAAATAGCCGCGGAGATTGAGCCCCTCGTTGACGGCCTTCGATAATTCCTCAAGATGCATGCGCAGGTATTCCACGCGGCCGACATCGAGGACTTCGCCGTTCGCCGTCTCGCTGTCATTCGCGGCCATGCCGTTCTCGGTGATGAACACGCTTATGTCCCCGAAATGTTCCTTCGTATGGCGCAGCGTGTGATACATCGCACGCGGGGTTATCGCCCACCAGTCGCCCATGACCGTGCGCGGAAAGTCGTTGGGGAAAGCTACCACTTCGAATCCCGCGTCGTTATCCGCATGACGGACGGCGCTCCCGGTGTAGATATTGTAGCCGATGAGATCCGTGGGAGTTCCGATGATCTTCATCTCTTCTGGCGTGAAGTCAGGGGCGTCGGCACCGCATTGCTTGATGAACGCCTCGCGGTATGTGCCCTCGAATATCGGGAATAGGCGCTGGAGATTCAAGGCTGCGAACGCTTTCGATGCGGCGATGTCGTTCGCCTCGGTGCGGTACACCGGCCAGGGAGCGGCAAGATTCTCGACAAGACCGACCATGATCCGCGACTTCGCGTTCGATCGCAGCGCGTTCACCGCAAGGCCGTGTCCGTAGAGTGCATTGTGCACGCTCTGATTGACGACTTTCGGCGACTCATGCCCTCCCGGCGCGTGGCGGTCATCGCGGTAGGCCATTATCGTGAAGCACATGATCTCGTTTATCGTCATCCAGTTCTTCACGCGGTCGGAGTATTTCTGCGCGCATACGGCCGCATAGTCGGCGAAGCGCTTGGATACTTCCTTGCTCCGCCAGCCGCCGTATGTGTCCTCGAGCGCTTGCGGGAGGTCCCAATGAAAAAGCGTGATGTACGGCGTGATGTTCGCCTTAAGGAGCTCATCGATGAGACGGTCATAGAATTCGACGCCTTTCCTGTTCACTTCGCCTTCGCCCGTCGGCAAGATGCGCGGCCAGGCGATGGAGAAGCGGTATGCGTTCACATTGAGCGACTTGAGCAGAGCGACATCTTCTTTGTAGCGGTGATAATGGTCACAGGCCATGCGCCCGCTCGCATTGTCGACGACCTTCCCCGAGCGTTCGCAGAACGTATCCCACGTGCTTTTGCCGCGGCCGTCCTCGTCAGTTGCGCCTTCGACCTGGAATGCCGCTGTCGCTGCGCCCCAGACAAAATCTTTCGGGAAAGTATAATCGAACATGGATGCTCCTCTATTCGTGCGGGTTCCCGATGCGTACGGGCTATTGCTTTTTCTGTTTGATGTACGCGTCCATCGACGTCGCCGCATCCTTGCCGTCGCCGATGGCGAGTATCACCGTCGCTGCGCCGCGGGAAATATCGCCGCCGGCGAACACGCCCGGCATTGCCGTCATGTGTTTCTCATCGACGATGATATTGCCCCATTTGTTGGTCTGTATCTCTGGTGTCGATCTCGCGATGAGCGGATTGGGATTATTGCCGATGGCCACGACCACGCCGTCCACTTCGAACGTCTCGTACGAGCCTTCCACAGGGACGGGTTTGCGTCTGCCCTTTTCGTCCGGTTCGCCGAGCACCATCTCCTGCGTTTTGATGCCGCCGACGAAGCCGTTCCCGTTGTCGACGATGGCGATAGGTGCGCGGAGGAGCTTGAAGATGACGCCTTCTTCTTTCGCGTGATGCACTTCCTCGACGCGTGCGGGCATTTCCACCTCGGTGCGCCGATAGATGCAGTATACCGCCTCTGCCCCGAGACGAAGCGCCGTTCGGCAGGCGTCCATCGCCACATTGCCGCCGCCGAGTACCGCCATGCGCTTGTGACGTATGACCGGTGTGTCCGCTTCCGGGAAAAGGTATGCGGACATGAGATTCACCCGGGTGAGATATTCATTCGCAGAATAGACGCCGTTCAGGTTCTCGCCGTCGATGCTGAGGAATTGCGGGAGCCCGGCGCCCGTGCCGACGAAGAGGGCATCGTGCTTCGCAAGGAGCTCTTCCATTGATATCACAAGCCCGACGGGTGTGTTCGTTCTAAAGACAACGCCGAGCTTTTTCAGGTTCTCCACCTCGTAGTCGACGGTGTCATTGGATAAACGGAATTCAGGGATGCCGTACACAAGCACGCCGCCGATCTGGTGGAGCGCTTCATAGACGATAACATCGTACCCCATGCGTATGAGGTCGCCTGCGCAGGCTATGCCGGCAGGGCCGCCGCCGACGATACCGACGGAATGGCCGTTCTTCGGAACGCTCACCGGCTCCGGCAGTGCACGCATCTTTCGCTCGAAGTCCGCGGCGAACATCTCAAGCTTGCCGATGGACACGGGCTCGAATTTCTTCGAGAGTACGCAGGGCGTTTCGCATTGCGTTTCCTGCGGGCAGACACGGCCGCATACCGCGGGGAGCGAATTCGTTTCCTTGAGCTTTTTCGCTGCGTCGAGGAATTTCCTGTTCCTGATGAGATCGATGAACTCCGGGATGAGTACGCGCGCGGGACAGCCGGCCTTGCAGGGGGCGTTCTTGCACTGGAGGCAGCGCGATGCCTCCAGGACGGCCGTCTCTTCGTCAAAGCCGAAGAGCACTTCGTCAAAATTCTTCACCCGGTCGGCAGGTTTCTGCTCCGGCATATGCTGGCGGGGAATGCTTCCCGGTTTGACTTTTACGTCGCTCATACGCTTCCTTTTTCTCAGAACGAGCCCTGGCAGTGCTCAATTCAGACGTTCATATGATATAAAGACAGTGTATAATAAGCCATTTTCCCGATTTCGCAATGCATAATCCGTTGGAAAAATTGCATTTTCCTGCTGGCCCCTGTATACTGCCCATCCATTCTCAAAAGAGGCCCACCCTATGGATGCACGGATACAAAAGCGTATAGATTCCTGGCTTACCGGGCCGTATGATGATGCGACGAAGGATGCGATACGTTCGCTCCTGAAGGCGGGCGATGAAGTATCACTCGCCGATGCTTTCTACACGGACCTGGATTTCGGTACCGGCGGGCTTCGCGGCATTATCGGGGTCGGTACGAATCGCATGAACCGGTATACGGTGGGGAAGGCTACCCAGGGGCTTGCCAATTACATCATGAAGGCGAATGCCGTCGGTCGACCGGTGGCGGTGGCATACGATTCGCGCAACGGCTCGAAGGAATTCGCCATGGAGGCCGCCGAGATATTCTCATCCAACGGCATACCGGTGTATCTCTTTACCGGGATGAGGCCCACACCGGAACTGTCGTATGCGGTGCGCAGGCTCAAATGCATTTCCGGCGTCGTGATAACGGCGAGCCATAATCCGAAAGAATACAACGGCTATAAGGCGTATTGGGAGACCGGCGGACAGGTGATACCCCCGCATGATAAGGCTATTATTGGTGAAGTAAACAAGGTTTCCGATACCGGCGTGAAACGCGGCGATACGAGCCGCATCACGATGATAGACAAGGAGATAGACGAGCCCTATCTCAATGACGTGAAAAGTCTTTCGATAAACCCCGGCATCATCGCGAAATTCGCGGATACGAAGATAGTCTACACGCCGCTGCATGGCGCAGGGGCAATGCTCGTGCCGCGCTCGCTCGCGAACTACGGCTTTACCAGCGTCCATCCGGTTGAAGCGCAGATGACGGAGGACGGGAATTTCTCCACGGTGCCGTCGCCCAATCCCGAGGAGCCGTCGGCGCTCAAGCTCGGTATCGAAAAAGCGAAAGCGATAGGCGCTGAGCTCGTCATCGCCACCGACCCGGACTGCGACCGCGTGGGTGCGGCGATACGCCTTGCCGATGGCACGTATGAGCTCCTTTCCGGCAATCAGATCGGGTCGCTTATCGCGCATTACATCCTTACATCGAAAAAGGAGAGCGGTACGCTGCCGAAGAACGGCTTTATCGTGAAAACGATCGTGACCACCGAGCTTGCAGCAGCCATAGCGAAGGATTTCGGCGTAGAATGCATCGATGTCCTTACCGGGTTCAAATGGATAGCGGACTGCATCGAGCAGCGGAAAGGCAAGAAGTTCCTCTTCGGCTTCGAGGAGAGTTATGGATATCTTGCCGGCGATTTCGTCCGCGATAAGGACGGCGTCGTGGCAAGTTCGCTCCTTGCCGAGCTCCTTGTCTATGCAAAATCGAAGGGAATGACGCTTGTGGACTACCTGAACGCGATGTACGCGAAATACGGCTATTTCTACGCCGAAGGCATTTCGGTGACGAAAAAAGGTGCGAACGGACAGGAAGAGATCAAGGCCATAATGGCGGGATTTCGGGCAGATCAGCCGGAAATGATAGGAAAGAACGCGGTGACGCGATGTATTGACTATAAAACGCTTACGGCGTATACTCACGGCGTCGTATCGGGAACGGTAGCATTGCCGTCGTCGGACGTGCTTCAGTATTTCCTGGATGACGGCAGCAAGATAACGGTGCGCCCGTCGGGGACGGAGCCGAAGATAAAGTTCTATTTTGAGGTCATTGTGGACGTCGCAAAAGATGCGCGGGATACGGCACGGGCGAAAGTACGCGCTTTTGCCGATGCCATCGTCGGTGCGACGGGTAAGTGATAGGGACGTTCAAGGAAGCGCATGAGCATTAAACGCGTCAGTAAGGGCAGGATAAAACGCACGACCGGTAAAAGCGTCCGCTCATCCTACGAACTCACGAAGATGCGCCGCCAGTTGAAGCGTAAGAACCGCGGTTTCAGCATCATCCGCAATCTTGCCGATTTCCTCCATACGCTTGAACCCAATCAGAACGAGATACTCGATGTCATGATGATACGCTTCGCCATAGAGGCGGTGTCCGCCGACCGCGGATCGCTCCTCGTCATGGATAAGTCGAAGAACAAGCTCTATTATAAATATACGTTCACCTACAAGGATGGCCGGCTGGACCTGGCGAGCCACAGCAGCAAGCTCATTGGCGTCGAATATGCGCCGGGGGAGAGCCTCGCCGGTGTGAGCTATGAAGGCAAGGAGATCCTCGTTGTAAAGGACGTTGAAAAAGACGAGCGATACAGCACCAAGGTGGACCGCATACTGCGTGCCAGGGCGCGTTCGGTCATCTGCATACCGCTCATGGTGCAGGAAGAAGTGGTGAACGTCATCGAGCTCGCGCGCTACGACGGCGGGCGGCCGTTCGATCATGACGATATCGAGACGCTCAAGATAATCACGAACTTCACCGCGACGACGATGGACCGGCTCACGCTCTTCGTATGGGCCATTACCGACAGCCTCACCAAGATATCGAACATACATTATTTCATGAAGATATTCGAGAGCGAAGTGAAGCGGTCGAAACGGTATAATACCAATTTCTCGCTCATACTGCTCGATATCGATAATTTCAAGGATGTGAACGACACGCACGGCCACCAGGAAGGCGATCACGCCCTCTCGCGGCTTTCGCGCATCCTCGTTTCCTGCACCCGCGACGATATCGATCTGCCCGCCCGCTACGGCGGCGATGAGTTCGTGATACTGCTCCCCTCGACGACGAAGACGGATGCGAAGTACGTCGCCCAGAAGATACTCCAGGAAGTGAACGCGGAGAACCAGAAGCCGGAGAACAGCGCCATCCCGTTCACCGTGAGCATCGGCATTTCGACGTTCCCCGAGGATGGGGATACATCGACGACGCTTTTCGAATCCGCTGACAAAGCGCTTTACAAATCTAAGAATGCCGGGAAGAATACGTACAGCACGCTGACCTGATGAGCTCGATACCGGACATGCATGGATGCCTATGGAACTAGAAGACGCCGCACACAAGATACTATCCGCTGTCGGGGAAGATCCGGAACGCGAAGGTCTCCGGCGGACGCCCGCGCGTTTTTCAGAAAGCATACAATATCTGACGAGCGGGTATCGCGGTTCCATCGACGATATACTCAAGGGCGCCGTGTTCAAAGAGGACACGCGCGATATGGTCATCGTGAAGGATATAGAGTTCTACAGCCTCTGTGAACATCATATCATCCCGTTCTTCGGCATCTGCCATATCGGCTACATACCGGACGGCAAGGTGCTCGGCCTCTCGAAATTCGCACGCGTCGTCGAGCTTTTTTCGCGGCGGCTGCAGCTGCAGGAGCGGCTCACCCATGAGATAGCGGAGGCGCTCATGAAGTCGTTGAAGCCCCTTGGCATCGGCGTCATCATCGAAGCGAAGCATCTATGCATGATGATGCGCGGGGTGGAGAAACAGGGGTCCGAGCTTGTGACAAGCGTCATGCTCGGCTGCTTCCGGCGCAACTCGAACACGCGCAATGAGTTCCTCAGACTGATAGGCAAATAAGCGCGCTGCCGCGTATTGCGGATGAAGGTCCGATGAAGAATGGATATCGATATGTGTTCCTCGGCGCATTGTTCGCGTTCTCGGTGCATATCTTCGGTGTGCCTGTTCTCGACAAGGCGTACGTGAGCGATATTGCTGCGACGGCTGCGAAGCGGTACGGGTATGACGGGAAGCGCGATCTTATCATCGTGGATGTCGAATCGCAGAGGCTTTTTCTCATCAAGAACGGCCGCATCATGACCAATTACGGCATTTCATCGTCGCGATACGGTGAAGGCGCGCGGAAGCTGAGCTACAGAACACCGCTCGGTTTTCACAAGGTGTACGATAAGGCCGGCGCGCACGCGAAAGTGGGGATGATATTCGAATGGTGCAAGGCAACGGGGCGCATATCGCCGATCTTTACCGATGCTGTTGACAAGGACATCGACCCGGTGCTGACGCGCATACTCGTGCTCGACGGACTTGAGCCCGGGGTGAACAAGGGCGGCGATGTTGACTCGCGCTCGCGGGGCATCTATATACACGGCACGCATGAAGAGGGGCTTATCGGGCGCAAGGCCTCGCACGGGTGCATACGGATGCGTAATGCGGATGTGATCGCGCTTTTCAATGCCGTCCCGATCGGGACCATCGTATACATGCGGTAAGGGGCCGTATCCCGGCCGATCCGGAAGTGCTCCTGCCGGCGAACGAATTCAGTCGATGCTCGCCTGCTCGCCCGTCTTGATCACCTCAAAAAGTTCCGTATTGGTGGCGGCTGCCATTATCCGGTCTTCGATGATCTCGCTGTTGCTCATCAATTGCGCGATGCGGGCCTGTATCTTCTGGTGAATGCGCGGCTGTCCGGCCGGCGTTATCATCACGAACATGAGATGTATCCGCTCGGTGCCGCTGCGCGCGAGCGGTATCCCTTTTTCGCTCCTGAGTATGAAGAGGCTTGCCGCGTTCACTTCAAGACGCGCATGGGGTATTGCCACGCCGTGCCCGAGATAGGTGCTTGCGACACGTTCACGATCGGCGATGCCGCGGACGATGGCCGCGCCCGGTGCCGGAAGATCCTGCTCCGGGATGCGCATGAATGCGGTGCGCACCGCATCGACGATGGAAAGACCTTCAATATGCAGGATGATGCGCTGCGGAGTGAGCACCTCGGAAAGATACACCGGCGGGTCGTTCTCGAATTCATCGGTGATGGTCCCGACGATCTCCTCAAGTATATCCTCCAGCGTGATGATGCCTGCAAATGCGCCGTCGCGCGTCACCATCATCATGTGCAGGCGGCTTCGCTGCATGTCCGAGAGCACCTGCTCAAGCGGGGTAGTATCGGCCACCGCACGAAGCGACTTCAGCAGCTCGGTGAGCTCGGCTTTCTGGTCGGGCTGCCGTTCCTCGGCGAATATCGATTTGATATGGACGAATCCGGATGGGAGCGTTTTTCCGCGCTCAATGAACGGGTAGCGGGAATGGCGGTCCTTACGAACACGCTCGATGACATCGGACCACAGCATATCATCGCTGAGCGAACTGATGAGCGAGACATGCTTCATCGCATCCTTGGCCTTGAGGTCGGCAAGATCGAATATGTTCTCCATGAAAAGCAGACGGCGAAAGCTCATGATGCCGCTCGTCTGGCTCTGCTCGAGGATTATGCGCAGTTCGTCCTCGGAGACCTTCTCATGTGTGGGCATATCGCCGACACCGATGGCGCGGAGTATCGCGTGGGAGCATGCGTTGAGGAGCCACAGCGGGGCATAGAAAAGCATCCTCGACCAGCGGAGCGGAAGCGCGGTGAATATCGCCATGGTGTCAGCGCGGCGTATGGCGAAGAGCTTCGGGACCTGCTCGCCGATAAGGATATGGATGAAACTTACCATGATGACCGACGCGACGGTCGCGATGACATGGCTTATCACCTCATTGCCGTGCAGCTGCGGGAGTATCAGCTTGACCGCCATGCTCTCACCGACAAAACCGAGGGCGATCGATGCGAAGGTTATGCCGACCTGACATACCGAGAGGAATTCATCCATATTGGCGTGTATATGCTGGGCATTGCGGGCGCCCTTTACGCCGAGGTCGACCATTTCTTCTATCTGCGAAC is a window from the Spirochaetota bacterium genome containing:
- a CDS encoding CNNM domain-containing protein, with the translated sequence MEITLYIIGFLLLLGMNAFYVLAEFAAVRIRSSQIEEMVDLGVKGARNAQHIHANMDEFLSVCQVGITFASIALGFVGESMAVKLILPQLHGNEVISHVIATVASVIMVSFIHILIGEQVPKLFAIRRADTMAIFTALPLRWSRMLFYAPLWLLNACSHAILRAIGVGDMPTHEKVSEDELRIILEQSQTSGIMSFRRLLFMENIFDLADLKAKDAMKHVSLISSLSDDMLWSDVIERVRKDRHSRYPFIERGKTLPSGFVHIKSIFAEERQPDQKAELTELLKSLRAVADTTPLEQVLSDMQRSRLHMMMVTRDGAFAGIITLEDILEEIVGTITDEFENDPPVYLSEVLTPQRIILHIEGLSIVDAVRTAFMRIPEQDLPAPGAAIVRGIADRERVASTYLGHGVAIPHARLEVNAASLFILRSEKGIPLARSGTERIHLMFVMITPAGQPRIHQKIQARIAQLMSNSEIIEDRIMAAATNTELFEVIKTGEQASID